A window of the Chloroflexus sp. Y-396-1 genome harbors these coding sequences:
- a CDS encoding DapH/DapD/GlmU-related protein, translated as MSSRSLTNIVSDILAVLRARWYLRSAELGPRVRLWGRPVVHNDGRLIIGERVRLVSTIVPLELAVGHGARLEIGPGTFINYGCSIAATELVQIGPRCNIGTYVMIMDNDFHRLEPERRQERPPSAPIVLEENVWLGGRVTVLSGVTIGSGSVVGAGSVVTKSIPPRTLAAGVPARVIKPL; from the coding sequence ATGTCGTCACGATCGCTAACTAATATTGTGAGTGACATTCTGGCCGTGTTACGGGCACGCTGGTATTTGCGTAGTGCTGAATTAGGGCCACGAGTCCGTTTGTGGGGGCGTCCCGTCGTTCATAATGATGGTCGGTTGATTATCGGTGAGCGGGTACGGCTCGTTTCGACGATTGTCCCGCTTGAGTTGGCGGTCGGGCATGGCGCTCGGCTGGAGATTGGGCCGGGAACGTTCATCAACTATGGTTGTTCCATTGCTGCAACCGAGCTGGTACAAATCGGCCCACGTTGTAATATCGGTACCTATGTCATGATTATGGATAACGATTTTCATCGTCTTGAACCGGAGCGGCGTCAGGAACGACCACCATCAGCACCGATAGTCCTAGAAGAGAATGTCTGGCTAGGTGGGCGGGTGACCGTTCTGAGTGGCGTTACCATTGGGAGTGGCAGTGTGGTTGGAGCCGGAAGTGTAGTAACCAAGAGTATTCCGCCGCGAACCCTGGCTGCCGGGGTACCGGCACGGGTCATTAAGCCATTGTAA
- a CDS encoding glycosyltransferase family 2 protein — MNSPTISVVICTSDRGERVVNAVESVLANDHPAFELIVIDQSRDTATGCVLQRFAQDRRFRYLSVRFKGWARGHNLGLRIARSPIVAITDDDCVVPPDWLHTIEQELQAEPWAMVLYCNVLPAPHDADAGFVPVFQCAQRMVVHTLRDKWYLRGIGAGMAVRRDQALAIGGFDEALGPGARFKSAADVDIAIRAILFGGSVVGTPATYVIHDGFRTWEEGRHLTARNWEGLGATFVKPLKVGCYRAGILIWYELRFVLLEPLLPLLKLKRPHGLGRFVAFIRGVLRGLVHPIDRKSLTYRIESRS; from the coding sequence ATGAACTCTCCCACCATTAGCGTCGTCATTTGTACTAGTGATCGGGGCGAACGAGTCGTCAATGCAGTCGAAAGTGTTCTCGCTAATGATCATCCGGCTTTTGAACTGATAGTCATTGATCAGAGTAGGGATACGGCTACTGGATGTGTATTACAAAGGTTTGCACAGGATCGGCGTTTTCGTTACCTTTCTGTGAGGTTTAAAGGATGGGCGCGTGGTCACAATCTTGGGTTGCGTATAGCCCGGTCGCCAATCGTTGCGATAACCGACGATGATTGTGTGGTACCCCCTGATTGGTTGCACACGATTGAGCAAGAATTGCAGGCTGAGCCATGGGCTATGGTACTCTATTGCAATGTTTTGCCAGCTCCCCATGATGCCGATGCTGGGTTTGTGCCAGTGTTTCAGTGTGCTCAGCGTATGGTCGTTCATACATTGCGGGATAAGTGGTATTTGCGTGGGATAGGGGCTGGGATGGCTGTTCGTCGCGACCAGGCGCTGGCCATAGGTGGATTTGATGAAGCTCTGGGGCCTGGTGCTCGCTTTAAGTCGGCGGCAGATGTTGACATCGCGATACGGGCTATTTTGTTTGGCGGTTCTGTTGTAGGAACACCAGCGACGTATGTGATCCATGACGGTTTTCGCACTTGGGAAGAAGGTCGTCACTTGACAGCTCGCAATTGGGAGGGGTTGGGGGCAACGTTTGTCAAGCCGTTGAAGGTCGGCTGCTATCGGGCTGGAATCTTGATCTGGTACGAGTTGCGGTTCGTTTTACTCGAACCGCTCCTGCCGCTCTTGAAACTGAAACGCCCCCACGGATTGGGACGATTTGTCGCGTTTATACGCGGGGTGCTACGGGGATTAGTCCATCCGATAGATCGGAAGTCGCTGACGTACAGAATTGAAAGCAGGTCTTAA
- a CDS encoding exonuclease SbcCD subunit D, protein MIRMLHLADLHLGVENYGAIDPRRGLHSRLIDYLERLDEAITIGLDHQIDICLIAGDVYKNRSPNPTVQREFASRIRRLRDAGVAVVILTGNHDISPAQGRAHSVEIFATLALEGITVADRLRLHRIDTRSGPVQLIAVPWVTRQMLLTREEMAGASFASVEYELRRRIEQFIERSVEALDPDIPTVLAFHGTVEGAQLGTERAMILGQDLSLPRSVLAQPGVDYVALGHIHRHQSLGDRPPMVYPGSIERVDFGERDDPKGCVLVELVRGQARWQFVPLAARPFVSIEHDLRRSSDPVHALRTFIERHNLRDAVVRVHVQLSREQAALLKEEQVREWLRAAQAAVIAAIVFDVERPARQRFAGVAEELSKGLTPLRALELYLKSKQVPPERIEQLLAAAKELLDSDGLSRLGNE, encoded by the coding sequence ATGATCCGCATGCTGCATCTGGCCGATCTGCATCTTGGGGTAGAGAACTACGGCGCCATCGATCCGCGGCGTGGTCTGCATTCGCGCCTGATCGATTATCTTGAACGACTCGATGAAGCCATCACCATTGGTCTCGATCACCAGATTGATATCTGTCTTATTGCTGGTGACGTTTACAAAAATCGTTCTCCCAATCCGACAGTACAACGCGAGTTTGCCAGCCGTATTCGTCGTCTGCGCGATGCTGGTGTGGCCGTCGTTATTTTGACCGGAAACCACGATATTTCACCGGCCCAGGGGCGTGCGCATTCGGTTGAAATCTTTGCAACGCTGGCGTTAGAAGGGATCACAGTAGCCGACCGACTGCGGCTGCATCGAATTGATACTCGTAGCGGGCCAGTACAACTGATCGCTGTGCCGTGGGTAACCCGCCAGATGTTGTTAACCCGTGAAGAGATGGCAGGCGCATCATTTGCGTCGGTAGAGTATGAATTACGACGGCGAATCGAACAGTTTATTGAACGTTCCGTCGAGGCGCTTGATCCCGACATCCCAACCGTTCTGGCATTCCACGGTACCGTTGAAGGCGCCCAACTCGGTACCGAACGGGCCATGATCCTGGGTCAAGACCTGAGCCTGCCCCGTTCGGTGTTGGCTCAGCCTGGCGTTGATTATGTGGCGTTAGGTCACATCCATCGCCATCAGAGCCTTGGGGACCGGCCACCAATGGTCTATCCTGGTAGTATTGAGCGCGTCGATTTTGGCGAACGCGATGATCCAAAAGGATGTGTCCTAGTTGAACTGGTACGCGGTCAGGCGCGCTGGCAATTCGTACCCCTGGCCGCCCGCCCCTTTGTCAGTATCGAGCATGATCTGCGGCGAAGCAGTGATCCGGTGCATGCACTACGCACCTTTATCGAACGCCACAATCTACGTGATGCAGTTGTGCGCGTCCATGTCCAGTTGTCACGTGAACAGGCAGCATTGCTGAAGGAAGAACAGGTGCGTGAGTGGTTGCGCGCTGCACAGGCCGCAGTGATTGCTGCGATTGTGTTCGATGTTGAACGACCCGCCCGGCAGCGCTTTGCCGGTGTGGCCGAGGAATTGAGCAAAGGTCTGACCCCACTACGAGCGCTGGAATTATACCTCAAGAGCAAACAGGTACCGCCAGAGCGGATCGAGCAGTTGCTGGCAGCAGCGAAAGAGTTGCTGGATAGCGATGGGTTGTCGAGATTAGGGAACGAATAA
- a CDS encoding ABC transporter ATP-binding protein: MASIPSTDDTLLEVRNLKKYFPIKGGFLRRTIAEVRAVDDVSFTVKRGETLGLVGESGCGKTTTGRTILRLERATAGEVIFEGQDVMRASGRTLKALRRDMQIIFQDPYASLDPRITIGESVAEGLVIHGIGTPAERRERVREVLAKVGLSASHMTRFPHEFSGGQRQRIGIARALIMEPKLIVCDEPVSALDVSIQSQVLNLLRSLQREFGLTYLFIAHNLAVVEHISDRVGVMYLGKMVELATSEELFREPLHPYTKALISAIPNPNPFTKRERIVLQGDVPSPINPPSGCRFHPRCWIARAICKEHEPIFEEKRKGHWVACHFAGQF, translated from the coding sequence TTCGTAATCTCAAAAAGTATTTCCCGATTAAAGGTGGCTTTTTACGCCGCACCATTGCCGAGGTTCGCGCAGTTGATGATGTCAGTTTCACCGTCAAACGCGGTGAGACGTTAGGCCTGGTCGGCGAGAGTGGGTGCGGAAAGACGACGACTGGTCGCACCATCCTCCGTCTTGAACGAGCAACTGCTGGCGAAGTTATTTTTGAGGGTCAGGATGTTATGCGGGCCAGTGGTCGGACACTAAAGGCCCTGCGGCGTGATATGCAAATTATCTTTCAAGACCCCTATGCCTCACTTGATCCCCGCATTACCATCGGGGAAAGTGTGGCAGAGGGATTAGTGATCCACGGGATCGGGACACCGGCCGAACGGCGTGAGCGAGTGCGTGAGGTGCTGGCAAAGGTTGGCTTGAGCGCCTCACACATGACGCGCTTCCCCCACGAATTCTCCGGTGGTCAGCGGCAACGGATTGGTATTGCCCGTGCTTTGATCATGGAGCCGAAACTGATTGTTTGCGATGAGCCGGTTTCTGCTCTCGATGTGTCGATTCAGTCACAGGTGCTCAATCTCTTGCGTTCGTTACAACGCGAGTTTGGTTTGACCTATCTCTTCATTGCTCATAACCTGGCAGTCGTAGAACACATCTCAGATCGGGTCGGTGTGATGTATTTGGGTAAGATGGTCGAACTGGCAACCAGTGAGGAGCTGTTCCGGGAACCCCTCCACCCCTATACCAAAGCGCTGATTTCAGCTATTCCCAATCCTAATCCGTTTACCAAACGGGAACGGATTGTATTGCAGGGTGATGTTCCCAGCCCTATTAATCCGCCGAGCGGCTGTCGTTTTCATCCGCGCTGCTGGATTGCCAGGGCTATCTGCAAGGAACATGAGCCGATCTTTGAAGAGAAACGCAAAGGGCACTGGGTGGCCTGCCATTTCGCCGGTCAGTTTTGA